A single Nisaea sp. DNA region contains:
- a CDS encoding tyrosine-protein phosphatase encodes MPQKRCRKALRVIGGGFFGLLLGAGLYLGGLQLTGNFHTVIPGTLYRSAQPSAADISKYHQAYGIKTIVNLRGEHTGKGWYEAEVAEADRLGIDHVDFYMSASLELSQEKAAELLLVFERAERPVLIHCKAGADRSGLAAALYLAAVTKHGEEAAEEQISLRYGHVSIPFAGAFAMDETFEVLEPWLGFPDS; translated from the coding sequence GTGCCGCAAAAGCGATGCAGGAAAGCATTACGGGTTATCGGAGGGGGATTTTTCGGCCTTCTCCTCGGAGCCGGGCTTTACCTAGGCGGGCTTCAGTTGACCGGCAATTTCCACACCGTCATTCCCGGAACGCTCTATCGGTCCGCTCAGCCAAGCGCTGCGGATATTTCCAAATACCACCAGGCGTACGGCATCAAGACGATTGTAAACCTGCGTGGAGAGCATACCGGTAAGGGCTGGTATGAGGCGGAAGTTGCCGAGGCGGATCGTCTCGGTATCGACCATGTCGATTTCTACATGTCCGCGTCTCTTGAATTGTCGCAGGAAAAAGCCGCAGAGCTCCTGTTGGTTTTCGAGCGGGCAGAGAGGCCGGTGCTGATCCATTGCAAGGCCGGCGCCGATCGGAGTGGACTTGCGGCAGCGCTGTATTTAGCGGCGGTCACCAAACATGGCGAAGAGGCTGCTGAAGAACAGATATCTTTGCGCTATGGGCATGTCTCCATACCATTTGCGGGAGCATTTGCCATGGATGAAACGTTTGAAGTTCTCGAGCCCTGGCTCGGATTTCCGGACTCCTGA
- a CDS encoding IclR family transcriptional regulator, with the protein MIADKDISLTFMKGMEVLEAFEHAATPLTIPELSRATGINRSVTRRLVLTLVQLGYLLEANRAYTPSPRVLRLASGYLKERQFGRTVQPVMAAYSKRLGDAISLAVRDGTDAIYVAYSPGDPALITSGFSIGSRLPLTATAIGRVLLAFSEPGEIERILAEPTAAYTPATKTDPDAVLADLATTRARGFAHVTGEYEPGVASIAVPVMGSNNIAKAALGIVGPAARFEEMEVCAAKAALLSECAETLGSFV; encoded by the coding sequence ATGATCGCCGACAAGGATATCTCACTCACCTTCATGAAGGGCATGGAAGTGCTCGAAGCGTTCGAGCATGCCGCAACCCCTCTCACGATCCCCGAGCTTTCCCGGGCAACCGGCATCAATCGCTCGGTCACGCGCAGGCTGGTCCTGACATTGGTTCAGCTCGGCTATCTCCTGGAGGCGAACCGCGCCTACACACCGAGCCCGCGCGTGCTCCGGCTGGCCAGCGGCTATCTGAAGGAACGGCAATTCGGGCGCACCGTGCAACCGGTGATGGCCGCCTATTCGAAGCGCCTCGGCGATGCGATCTCTCTCGCGGTCAGGGACGGGACGGACGCAATCTATGTTGCCTATTCTCCCGGCGATCCGGCGCTGATCACGTCCGGCTTCAGCATCGGGTCGAGATTGCCGCTGACCGCGACCGCGATCGGTCGCGTGCTTCTGGCTTTCAGCGAGCCTGGAGAAATCGAACGCATCCTCGCCGAGCCGACCGCCGCCTATACTCCAGCAACCAAGACAGACCCGGACGCAGTTCTTGCCGACCTTGCAACGACCCGCGCACGCGGGTTCGCCCACGTCACAGGCGAATACGAGCCCGGCGTCGCTTCCATCGCAGTCCCTGTCATGGGATCGAACAATATCGCAAAAGCCGCTCTCGGCATCGTTGGGCCTGCGGCGCGGTTTGAGGAGATGGAGGTTTGTGCCGCGAAAGCCGCACTGCTCTCGGAATGTGCGGAGACGCTGGGGAGCTTCGTTTAG
- a CDS encoding 2Fe-2S iron-sulfur cluster-binding protein produces the protein MGTKITVHFVRPEGAVETVEAETGETVMQAAVFNDVEGIEAECGGSCMCATCHVYFDDAVSSLLPEAEEEETVMLEDAAAEVRPTSRLSCQVKLTSEMDGIRIQIPDRQY, from the coding sequence GTGGGCACTAAGATCACCGTTCATTTCGTGCGGCCGGAAGGGGCCGTTGAAACAGTTGAAGCTGAGACGGGTGAAACCGTCATGCAGGCTGCTGTTTTCAATGACGTTGAAGGGATCGAGGCGGAGTGTGGCGGAAGCTGTATGTGCGCGACCTGCCATGTCTATTTCGACGATGCAGTCTCCAGTCTTCTGCCGGAAGCCGAGGAAGAAGAGACGGTGATGCTGGAGGACGCAGCTGCCGAAGTGCGCCCGACCAGCCGTCTTTCCTGTCAGGTCAAACTTACGTCTGAAATGGACGGGATCAGGATTCAGATCCCGGATCGCCAGTACTAG